From Marmota flaviventris isolate mMarFla1 chromosome X, mMarFla1.hap1, whole genome shotgun sequence, the proteins below share one genomic window:
- the LOC114084418 gene encoding melanoma-associated antigen B2-like, producing the protein MPRGQKSKLRSRAKRQQARDETQGLRGAQATAEEEVGSPCSSPLGEGALPSSPAAGISQVSQRAPPSSSLGAGDSCKSSEAGAQERMPGSSQAAASPESSSRDPLTRKSSLLVQYLLEKYKTKEPITQADMLKVVNKKYKEYFPEILRRTSERVELVFGLELKEVDPNSHSYLLISKLGLSSEGSLSGSRGLPKTGLLMTLLGVIFMKGNRATEAEIWEFLNVLGIYAGRRHLIFGEPRKLITKDLVQKKYLEYRQVPGSDPPSFEFLWGPRAHAETSKMKVLEVLAKINDTNPNAFPNLYEEALRDEEEKAREKAVGRVGAPTRPRAVSKVLPHRPSHI; encoded by the coding sequence ATGCCTAGGGGTCAGAAGAGTAAGCTGCGTTCCCGAGCCAAGCGCCAGCAGGCCCGCGAtgagacccagggcctcaggggtGCTCAGGCCACTGCAGAGGAGGAAGTGGGGTCTCCCTGCTCCTCTCCTCTTGGTGAGGGTGCACTCCCCAGCTCCCCTGCTGCTGGCATTAGCCAGGTGTCTCAGAGAGCCCCACCCTCTAGCTCTCTTGGTGCAGGTGATTCCTGCAAAAGCTCTGAAGCAGGTGCCCAGGAGAGAATGCCAGGCAGCTCCCAGGCAGCAGCCTCTCCTGAGAGCTCAAGCAGAGATCCTCTCACCAGGAAGTCCAGTCTGTTGGTGCAGTACTTGCTGGAGAAGTATAAAACAAAAGAGCCCATTACACAGGCAGATATGCTGAAGGTGGTCAACAAGAAGTACAAGGAGTACTTCCCTGAGATCCTCAGGAGAACCTCCGAGCGTGTGGAGCTGGTCTTTGGCCTAGAGTTGAAGGAAGTGGATCCCAATAGTCACTCCTACCTCCTTATCAGCAAGCTGGGGCTCTCCAGTGAAGGAAGTCTGAGTGGCAGTAGGGGCTTGCCCAAGACCGGTCTCCTGATGACCCTCCTGGGTGTGATCTTCATGAAGGGCAACCGTGCCACTGAGGCAGAGATCTGGGAATTCCTGAATGTGTTGGGGATCTATGCTGGGAGGAGGCACTTGATCTTTGGGGAGCCCCGGAAGCTCATCACCAAAGATTTAGTGCAGAAAAAGTACCTGGAGTACCGCCAGGTGCCTGGTAGTGACCCTCCCAGCTTTGAATTCCTGTGGGGTCCCAGAGCCCATGCAGAAACCAGCAAAATGAAGGTCCTGGAGGTTTTGGCCAAGATTAATGATACCAACCCTAATGCCTTCCCTAATCTGTATGAGGAGGCTTTGAGAGATGAGgaggagaaagcaagagagaaagctGTGGGTAGAGTGGGTGCACCTACCAGGCCTAGGGCTGTTTCCAAGGTCCTGCCCCACAGACCGTCTCACATCTAG